The following coding sequences lie in one Saccopteryx bilineata isolate mSacBil1 chromosome X, mSacBil1_pri_phased_curated, whole genome shotgun sequence genomic window:
- the LOC136317070 gene encoding small ribosomal subunit protein uS13-like: protein MSLVIPKKFQHILQVLNTNISGRWKIAFAITAIKGVGRRYAHVVLRKADIDLTKRAGELIEDEVERVITIMQNPRQYKIPDWFLNRQKDVKDGKYSQVLANGLDNKLWEDLERLKKIRAHRGLCHFWGLRVRGQHTKTMGRRGRTVGVSKKK, encoded by the coding sequence ATGTCTCTAGTGATTCCCAAGAAGTTCCAGCACATTCTGCAAGTACTCAACACCAACATCAGTGGTCGGTGGAAGATAGCCTTTGCCATCACTGCCATTAAGGGTGTGGGGCGAAGATACGCTCACGTGGTGTTGAGGAAAGCAGACATCGACCTCACCAAGAGAGCAGGAGAGCTCATAGAGGATGAGGTGGAACGTGTGATCACCATTATGCAGAATCCACGCCAGTACAAGATCCCAGACTGGTTCTTGAACCGGCAGAAGGATGTGAAGGATGGAAAATACAGCCAGGTCCTGGCCAATGGTCTGGACAACAAGCTTTGGGAAGACCTGGAGAGGCTGAAGAAAATTCGGGCCCACAGAGGGCTGTGCCATTTCTGGGGTCTTCGTGTTCGAGGCCAGCACACCAAGACTATGGGCCGCCGGGGTCGCACTGTGGGTGtgtccaagaagaaataa